From Paenibacillus polymyxa, the proteins below share one genomic window:
- a CDS encoding CPBP family intramembrane glutamic endopeptidase, translated as MTKSKLILFILFFYIGWTIKELTFHPRITDLGFYLISFLIKLIFWIGLVVIYFVYIDRVRLQQIIDYIKLKQNIIKGVFTGGIIGLLLVVIEVTIFNGFRFDIGIRWIITPLTAFSEEVVFRGFVMNKLRDHRVKGYNFIQAILFMGIHFPIGIISGYSLLNYITIFLVGYILGFIYKKTSSIWAPTIAHSVYNILIYLRQ; from the coding sequence ATGACTAAAAGTAAACTTATTCTCTTTATATTGTTTTTTTACATAGGCTGGACAATTAAGGAGCTAACATTCCATCCAAGAATAACTGATTTGGGATTTTATTTGATATCCTTCTTGATAAAACTGATTTTTTGGATTGGGCTCGTGGTCATTTATTTCGTATATATCGATCGAGTAAGGTTGCAACAAATCATTGACTACATAAAATTAAAACAAAATATTATCAAGGGAGTATTTACTGGCGGAATTATTGGATTATTATTGGTAGTAATCGAGGTTACTATCTTTAATGGTTTTAGATTTGACATAGGAATCAGATGGATCATTACACCGTTAACGGCATTTTCTGAAGAAGTGGTGTTCCGAGGATTCGTTATGAATAAACTAAGAGACCATCGGGTAAAAGGATATAACTTTATACAAGCCATACTTTTTATGGGGATACACTTTCCAATAGGTATTATTTCAGGATATTCACTTCTTAACTATATAACCATATTTCTCGTAGGATACATTCTTGGATTTATATATAAAAAGACTTCTTCGATATGGGCTCCAACGATTGCACATAGTGTCTACAATATTCTTATTTATTTAAGGCAGTGA
- a CDS encoding phage holin family protein, giving the protein MIAQEKFPERRDGGSKVDKWEVFKFSTALGSSAVTYFYGGWSGVLGVLLALVIIDYVTGLFAAAAEGKKGTGPGLKSKIGLIGIARKVFIFAMVAVSHLIDGVLGDSHLFRDAVAYFYMANELLSILENGGRLGAPIPPVIRQAVEVLKSKSGSQEGDREDASKEKR; this is encoded by the coding sequence ATGATAGCTCAGGAAAAGTTTCCTGAACGGAGAGACGGGGGAAGCAAGGTGGATAAGTGGGAGGTTTTTAAGTTCAGTACTGCTTTAGGAAGCAGCGCTGTGACGTACTTTTACGGTGGGTGGTCGGGAGTATTGGGGGTGTTACTTGCTCTGGTCATTATTGATTATGTGACCGGATTATTTGCCGCTGCCGCAGAAGGTAAGAAGGGTACCGGACCAGGATTAAAAAGCAAGATTGGTCTTATCGGTATAGCTCGAAAGGTATTTATTTTTGCAATGGTAGCAGTATCCCATCTAATTGATGGAGTCTTAGGCGATTCGCACCTATTCCGAGATGCGGTCGCCTATTTTTATATGGCAAATGAGCTGCTTTCGATTCTGGAAAACGGGGGCAGGCTTGGAGCGCCAATACCACCAGTGATCCGACAAGCGGTTGAGGTTCTAAAAAGTAAAAGCGGAAGTCAGGAAGGGGATAGGGAAGATGCAAGCAAGGAAAAAAGGTAA
- a CDS encoding GH25 family lysozyme, producing MQARKKGNAQGIDVSHYQGKIDWKAVKASGISFAFIKASQGKLYRDKTFIGNAQAARAVGVLVGAYHYLDDSAKTPEDARKEAANFVSAINSAGGIAAFDLPPVMDYESNKSGLSKAALTAVARTFLAEVERLTGVRPIVYTYPSFIGNFSGLSDYPLWIARYSATQVPAGASGWSRWDFWQYSDGSAGGTLLSGTRKVAGIAGPVDLNEYNGTVDELRARFGKGTAAPKKESVKDAVFQVGGKTLGKALLFGSKTHVPLWALAMGLGVSCNWDNSNKVAYLDGRKLQSVQLVEGAAYVQLRPIAESYGAEVSWDAKNKIAALKLKGDK from the coding sequence ATGCAAGCAAGGAAAAAAGGTAATGCCCAAGGAATAGACGTATCCCATTATCAAGGAAAGATTGATTGGAAGGCGGTCAAGGCAAGTGGCATTTCCTTTGCCTTTATTAAGGCCAGTCAGGGTAAGTTATACCGCGACAAAACATTCATCGGTAATGCACAGGCTGCACGAGCTGTCGGAGTCCTGGTCGGGGCCTATCACTATTTAGACGATTCTGCGAAAACGCCAGAGGATGCCCGAAAGGAAGCTGCAAACTTTGTGAGCGCCATTAATTCAGCCGGAGGCATCGCGGCCTTCGATCTGCCGCCGGTTATGGATTATGAGTCCAACAAGTCCGGATTAAGCAAAGCGGCGCTTACAGCCGTAGCTAGGACATTTCTGGCGGAAGTTGAGCGGCTTACTGGAGTACGACCAATCGTGTACACATATCCTTCGTTCATCGGTAATTTCAGCGGTTTATCAGATTACCCATTGTGGATTGCCCGGTACAGCGCCACACAGGTCCCGGCTGGCGCATCTGGTTGGTCACGCTGGGATTTCTGGCAGTATAGCGATGGCTCGGCTGGTGGCACATTGCTGTCCGGCACACGTAAAGTGGCTGGCATCGCTGGCCCGGTGGATCTGAATGAGTACAACGGCACGGTAGACGAGCTGCGGGCGCGGTTCGGTAAGGGAACTGCTGCACCGAAGAAGGAGTCCGTAAAAGATGCTGTATTCCAAGTGGGTGGTAAGACGCTGGGAAAGGCGCTGCTGTTTGGTTCGAAAACTCATGTGCCACTGTGGGCCTTGGCTATGGGTCTTGGGGTATCTTGCAATTGGGATAACTCCAATAAGGTGGCGTATTTGGACGGCCGTAAATTGCAGTCTGTGCAACTTGTTGAAGGTGCAGCTTACGTGCAACTCCGGCCAATTGCAGAATCTTACGGAGCTGAGGTTTCATGGGATGCCAAAAATAAAATCGCTGCTTTGAAATTGAAAGGGGATAAATAA
- a CDS encoding phage holin, LLH family, with protein MQTIIETVQPYVSTIATAILGVLTAIVIAGLNTIKVKANTWIDARTTESQRVLLHKLAEEGFSLAKTAYKEADGSKKLQEALSYVTGQLEQKGITLTQVEVQAAIEKAYLDYKAKAKQEPVSTEEATIADTAAKVSTEEAAQAAAKEAVSGLAAKLNDFLAQATAEVANTVPAQVQSEPGPISAPLEAVQMPVTTE; from the coding sequence ATGCAAACAATTATCGAAACCGTACAACCATATGTAAGTACCATCGCTACAGCAATTTTAGGAGTCCTGACAGCCATTGTTATCGCTGGGCTTAATACGATTAAGGTGAAGGCCAACACATGGATAGATGCCCGTACAACAGAGTCGCAGCGCGTCCTGTTGCATAAGCTGGCTGAGGAAGGTTTCTCCCTAGCTAAAACGGCGTACAAAGAGGCTGACGGATCTAAAAAACTCCAAGAAGCTTTATCCTATGTAACCGGGCAGTTGGAACAAAAGGGTATCACACTGACTCAGGTGGAAGTCCAAGCGGCGATTGAAAAGGCGTACCTTGACTACAAAGCCAAAGCCAAGCAAGAACCTGTTAGTACGGAGGAAGCTACTATAGCGGATACAGCAGCCAAGGTTAGCACTGAAGAAGCAGCTCAAGCCGCAGCTAAGGAAGCTGTATCTGGTCTGGCTGCAAAGCTTAATGATTTTTTGGCTCAAGCTACAGCAGAGGTAGCCAATACTGTTCCTGCTCAGGTGCAATCTGAACCTGGACCTATTTCAGCGCCGTTAGAAGCTGTTCAAATGCCTGTAACTACGGAGTAA
- a CDS encoding NucA/NucB deoxyribonuclease domain-containing protein, which yields MFRWIFTVLITILLAGCSVQQEVVKTAKSDPVAVPVTQVSANTVKLEFPSEKYPETAQHIKEAIQAGKSPVCTIDRDGADHNRELSLKGVPTKKGKDRDEWPMAMCSEGGKGADIKYISPKDNRGAGSWVGHKLDEYADGTKVEFIVK from the coding sequence ATGTTTAGGTGGATATTTACCGTACTAATTACAATCCTATTAGCTGGCTGCAGCGTACAACAGGAAGTTGTAAAGACCGCTAAGAGCGACCCTGTAGCCGTTCCGGTAACGCAGGTATCTGCCAATACGGTCAAGCTGGAATTCCCGTCAGAGAAGTACCCAGAAACGGCCCAGCACATCAAGGAAGCCATTCAGGCGGGAAAATCACCAGTATGCACCATAGACCGTGATGGAGCCGACCATAATCGTGAGTTGTCCCTAAAGGGTGTGCCCACCAAAAAGGGCAAAGACCGCGACGAGTGGCCTATGGCGATGTGCTCCGAAGGTGGAAAGGGTGCAGACATTAAGTACATAAGTCCAAAGGATAATCGTGGAGCTGGATCGTGGGTCGGTCACAAGTTGGATGAATATGCAGACGGAACAAAAGTTGAATTTATCGTGAAATAG
- a CDS encoding C39 family peptidase, whose product MLKKIMIPALLGSVVVGLLPENAAFADQVTTVTDSTYSTQSTTPDITQVITPSIIALKRISDVPDFDWGRGCTISSAAMIIKYWESHGYPLLIDRGVSDDELQDILADKYFHPDKDGGVPFVRAVNAFARYLDDVGYIYSFGGYGFATNSAQEKAWNLITEEINAGRPLWLTMKRYQDDRRSIEGGHALVIVGYKQNASGQERKLILHTTWKEGNVNYEWRPSDFDAVYRLKMGSK is encoded by the coding sequence ATGCTTAAAAAAATTATGATTCCCGCTTTGCTTGGTTCTGTTGTTGTAGGTTTACTTCCTGAAAACGCTGCCTTTGCTGATCAGGTAACCACTGTTACGGACTCTACTTATTCCACTCAATCTACTACTCCAGATATTACTCAAGTTATTACCCCAAGTATTATTGCACTGAAAAGAATTTCAGACGTGCCCGACTTCGATTGGGGAAGAGGATGTACCATATCATCGGCAGCTATGATTATCAAGTATTGGGAGAGTCATGGATATCCATTATTAATTGACCGTGGCGTATCAGATGATGAACTACAAGATATTTTGGCAGATAAATATTTCCATCCTGACAAAGATGGCGGCGTGCCCTTCGTACGAGCAGTAAATGCCTTTGCTAGATATTTAGATGATGTAGGGTATATATATTCATTTGGGGGCTATGGTTTTGCCACAAACTCTGCACAAGAAAAAGCTTGGAATCTGATAACAGAGGAAATTAATGCAGGTAGACCTCTTTGGCTAACAATGAAAAGATACCAAGATGATAGAAGATCAATAGAAGGCGGACATGCTCTAGTTATTGTTGGTTATAAGCAAAATGCCTCTGGCCAGGAAAGAAAACTCATACTTCATACAACCTGGAAAGAAGGGAATGTTAATTATGAATGGAGACCGTCAGATTTTGATGCAGTTTATAGACTAAAAATGGGAAGCAAATAA
- a CDS encoding NucA/NucB deoxyribonuclease domain-containing protein, translating into MFRWIFTVMITILLAGCSVQQDVVKTTESDPVAVPVTQVSADMIKLEFPSAKYPETAQHIKEAIAAGKSPVCTIDREGADHNRELSLKGVPTKKGKDRDEWPMAMCAEGGEGADIKYISPKDNRGAGSWVGHKLDDYADGTKVEFIVN; encoded by the coding sequence ATGTTTAGATGGATATTTACCGTAATGATTACAATCCTATTAGCTGGCTGCAGCGTACAACAAGACGTTGTAAAGACCACTGAGAGCGACCCTGTAGCCGTTCCAGTAACGCAGGTGTCGGCAGACATGATTAAGCTGGAATTTCCGTCAGCCAAGTACCCAGAAACGGCCCAGCACATCAAGGAGGCTATTGCAGCCGGTAAGTCACCAGTATGCACCATAGACCGCGAAGGAGCCGACCATAACCGTGAACTATCTCTGAAAGGTGTACCCACTAAAAAAGGCAAAGACCGCGACGAGTGGCCTATGGCGATGTGTGCAGAAGGTGGAGAAGGTGCAGACATAAAGTACATAAGTCCAAAGGATAATCGTGGAGCTGGATCGTGGGTAGGTCACAAGTTAGACGACTACGCAGATGGGACAAAAGTTGAATTTATCGTGAATTAG
- a CDS encoding fibronectin type III domain-containing protein — protein sequence MNMKFIKKISVLFGVFLFTAGLLLNSNLYAASVGQGLTEPEVGWERYNETATAIRYNGNWLAYSTSNSYYGGTHKVTSGIGDSVEFKFYGNKMRVIGVLYIGASKNIEVSIDGVKEQMSMYREGVSYQTLNFEKTGLTNSIHHVIITNKDAKEFYVDAIDINEDGRLVGQSVPINLEAMGGDSQVKLNWDLVNDAESYTVKYGTESGKYTETTTATKDAYGNFVIPGLTNGTKYYFVVNAKVNGVDSEYSNEASATPQGGGSQPDPEPTTGDRAILVVTMTTGLEKEFDLSMKEVNDFISWYESKQAGSGPASYAINKHDNNKGPFSSRKDYMLYDRILTFEVSEYSK from the coding sequence GTGAATATGAAATTTATAAAAAAAATCAGTGTTTTATTTGGAGTTTTTTTATTTACAGCAGGTTTACTATTGAATTCGAATTTATATGCGGCGTCTGTGGGACAAGGGCTTACTGAACCAGAAGTAGGATGGGAACGTTACAATGAGACAGCAACAGCAATTAGATATAATGGTAACTGGTTAGCTTATTCGACGAGCAACTCATATTATGGTGGTACTCATAAAGTTACCAGTGGTATTGGGGATTCAGTAGAGTTTAAATTTTATGGAAACAAGATGAGAGTTATAGGAGTCCTTTACATTGGAGCATCTAAAAACATAGAAGTCTCCATAGACGGAGTCAAAGAACAAATGTCTATGTATAGAGAGGGAGTATCATATCAAACATTGAACTTTGAGAAAACAGGATTAACTAATTCTATTCACCATGTAATTATAACGAATAAGGATGCTAAAGAATTTTATGTCGATGCAATTGACATTAATGAAGATGGAAGGTTGGTAGGCCAAAGCGTTCCTATAAATTTAGAGGCAATGGGTGGAGATAGCCAGGTTAAATTAAATTGGGATTTGGTGAATGATGCGGAGAGCTATACGGTCAAATACGGAACAGAATCCGGCAAATACACTGAAACCACCACAGCTACTAAAGATGCTTACGGTAATTTCGTTATTCCGGGACTGACCAATGGAACAAAATACTACTTTGTAGTAAATGCTAAGGTGAATGGCGTTGATTCTGAATATTCCAATGAAGCATCTGCAACTCCACAAGGAGGAGGCAGTCAACCTGATCCAGAACCAACTACTGGAGATCGCGCAATATTAGTGGTCACTATGACAACAGGATTGGAGAAGGAATTTGACCTAAGCATGAAAGAGGTCAATGACTTTATCTCATGGTACGAAAGTAAGCAGGCTGGTTCTGGACCAGCATCATATGCTATCAATAAGCACGATAACAATAAAGGTCCATTCAGCAGCCGAAAGGATTATATGCTGTATGATCGTATCCTAACGTTTGAAGTAAGTGAATACTCTAAATAA
- a CDS encoding YolD-like family protein, translating into MSKKLEGNGLWESSRIIIPEHKEAYLKLMKDRQRRGKPELDDQEVQLIEQALIDSYNSRNAVTVTVFSPFDDEVMTGVVTSINTARREVKLFRGEDDFSWIKLEDIISAR; encoded by the coding sequence ATGTCTAAAAAATTAGAAGGTAACGGGTTGTGGGAAAGCAGCCGGATTATCATACCAGAACATAAAGAGGCTTATCTGAAGCTCATGAAGGACCGACAACGGAGAGGAAAGCCAGAGCTAGACGATCAAGAGGTACAATTGATCGAACAGGCGCTAATAGACTCTTACAACTCACGCAATGCCGTCACTGTGACCGTATTTAGCCCGTTTGATGATGAGGTAATGACTGGTGTAGTTACGTCAATTAACACAGCGCGTAGAGAAGTAAAACTGTTTCGCGGTGAGGATGATTTTAGCTGGATTAAGCTTGAGGATATTATATCAGCACGCTGA
- a CDS encoding accessory gene regulator ArgB-like protein, with the protein MITIKNLDSIALNIATHIKTVVPDHPSSIDVLKHGIAVAINTFSIILLTIGISFFTDRMQEALLVMISFSMLRQIVGGLHLKSNIMCIVVSTVLLTALSFASFNYNWIVITSIISIVLILVYAPSRVEGKTRISKQHYPLLKFIGVAIVILNLWLAFPVVAASFLVQSLTLIEGGVRNEENQTE; encoded by the coding sequence GTGATTACTATAAAAAATCTTGACTCCATCGCTCTTAATATTGCGACTCACATCAAAACAGTTGTACCTGATCATCCTTCATCTATAGATGTTCTAAAACATGGGATAGCCGTTGCGATCAATACATTTTCAATTATTTTACTGACTATCGGTATATCATTTTTTACGGATAGGATGCAGGAAGCTTTGCTAGTGATGATATCTTTTTCAATGTTGCGCCAAATTGTAGGAGGGCTACATTTAAAGAGCAATATAATGTGTATTGTTGTATCTACAGTTCTACTTACTGCTTTATCTTTCGCGAGTTTTAATTACAATTGGATCGTTATTACGTCGATAATAAGTATTGTGCTTATCTTGGTTTACGCGCCATCAAGGGTAGAGGGGAAGACGCGTATATCAAAGCAGCATTATCCGTTGTTAAAGTTTATCGGTGTTGCAATTGTTATTCTAAATCTGTGGTTGGCTTTTCCGGTAGTAGCTGCCAGTTTTCTTGTTCAGAGTTTAACACTAATAGAAGGAGGTGTGAGAAATGAAGAAAACCAAACCGAGTAA
- a CDS encoding cyclic lactone autoinducer peptide, translating into MKKTKPSKVKASMYYNIAAMLTTLAVASVSTASLSWIHSPEPPKELLK; encoded by the coding sequence ATGAAGAAAACCAAACCGAGTAAAGTGAAGGCTAGTATGTATTACAATATTGCTGCAATGTTGACAACACTTGCAGTTGCATCAGTGAGCACGGCAAGTCTGTCATGGATTCACAGTCCCGAACCACCGAAAGAATTGTTAAAGTAA
- a CDS encoding LytTR family transcriptional regulator DNA-binding domain-containing protein, whose amino-acid sequence MLSLTVSADPGGIERGENVLVDKVLFISKGRKRDQILVHTFDRTYYMVGTLRHWENFLNSNGYRFLNVDRSNTLNVEKVKIVNGIFKDAYFEDEVTKTSKRCPIAYHRFDEVVEEMGFINSKIIFTGVATK is encoded by the coding sequence ATGCTAAGTTTAACCGTATCGGCAGATCCTGGAGGTATAGAAAGAGGAGAAAATGTTTTAGTAGACAAAGTCCTTTTCATCTCTAAGGGGAGAAAGCGAGACCAGATACTGGTTCATACATTTGATAGAACATACTATATGGTAGGAACCTTGAGACATTGGGAGAATTTTTTGAATAGTAACGGATATCGTTTTTTGAATGTGGATAGAAGTAACACTCTTAATGTAGAAAAAGTAAAGATTGTTAATGGTATCTTCAAAGATGCTTACTTTGAAGATGAAGTAACAAAAACATCAAAAAGGTGTCCAATTGCTTACCATCGATTTGACGAGGTTGTTGAAGAAATGGGTTTTATTAATTCCAAAATAATCTTCACTGGAGTTGCTACAAAATAG
- a CDS encoding helix-turn-helix domain-containing protein, translating into MKISRGRCRLKELLEERRIKQIDLARRTGYSRHLISNWANNQDKMSADVMINVAYALDCKMEDLYELIFE; encoded by the coding sequence TTGAAAATCTCCCGTGGGAGATGCCGATTAAAGGAACTACTCGAAGAACGTCGTATAAAACAAATCGATCTTGCTAGACGCACTGGCTATAGCAGACATTTGATCTCCAATTGGGCCAACAATCAGGATAAAATGTCTGCTGATGTTATGATTAACGTAGCCTATGCCCTCGATTGTAAAATGGAAGACTTATACGAACTGATCTTTGAGTGA
- a CDS encoding DUF6199 family natural product biosynthesis protein — MGIMLILIAIIFFSLGILSKRNPTWGWRANEAWKIKGDSEPSDAYIDDMKFRGSVSILFGFFFLACGLLVILL; from the coding sequence ATGGGAATCATGCTTATTCTTATTGCTATTATTTTTTTCTCGCTTGGTATTTTAAGTAAACGAAATCCCACTTGGGGATGGCGTGCAAACGAAGCCTGGAAGATCAAAGGTGATTCAGAACCAAGCGATGCTTACATTGATGACATGAAATTTAGGGGCTCTGTATCTATTCTCTTTGGGTTCTTTTTCTTAGCATGTGGGCTTTTGGTTATCTTACTGTAA
- a CDS encoding IS110 family transposase produces MNPVVGLDISKEESHGQAFLARGKPFRGTFHFEHTRDGLANSHQVLKDVETASRLRPLLILEATGHYQSPVVQFLEEHHYIYIVINPLISNRLRKSQLRKVKTDAADAYLLGELYYKEEFEPFKKRGVQLLNLRYLTRQYESLSKMCVQTKLQFQAVLDQVFPAYKGVFGAMYSGVSLRFLSEFPSSYSVLHTDENTLKAKMKELLSSKRGRSEDWINQRIQRLLDAAKQNPFQQTMYASHLINLKVLITLILQYQEHLTELEQNIDALAEEIEEYELIQSIPGIGHKIAATILSEIGEVDRFDHPKKLVAFAGIDPSVFASGKFTATRNRITKRGSRQLRYALVMAVQCGLIRSRNMRLKAFYDRKRAEGKPHKVALIACANKLIHWLYAILKNKKEFRPI; encoded by the coding sequence ATGAATCCAGTTGTCGGTCTAGATATTTCAAAAGAAGAAAGTCATGGACAAGCCTTTTTAGCGCGCGGAAAGCCCTTCAGAGGGACATTCCACTTCGAGCACACTCGTGATGGCCTAGCAAATTCACATCAAGTTTTGAAGGATGTTGAGACTGCATCCAGACTACGTCCTCTGCTTATTCTAGAAGCAACCGGCCATTACCAAAGTCCCGTTGTTCAGTTCCTAGAAGAACATCACTACATTTACATTGTCATTAATCCACTCATCTCAAATCGGCTTAGAAAGTCTCAACTTCGTAAAGTAAAGACGGATGCTGCGGACGCTTACCTATTGGGAGAGTTGTACTACAAGGAAGAGTTTGAACCTTTTAAGAAAAGAGGTGTGCAACTTCTCAATCTGCGCTATCTTACAAGACAGTATGAGTCCCTTTCAAAGATGTGTGTACAGACGAAGCTACAATTCCAAGCTGTTTTAGATCAGGTTTTCCCGGCTTACAAAGGCGTCTTTGGAGCTATGTATTCCGGTGTTTCACTACGGTTTTTAAGTGAATTCCCATCCTCATATTCAGTTTTGCATACAGATGAAAATACACTCAAAGCTAAGATGAAAGAACTGCTTTCTTCGAAACGAGGGCGTTCAGAGGACTGGATTAACCAACGGATTCAACGACTGCTAGATGCGGCAAAACAAAACCCGTTTCAGCAAACCATGTATGCTAGCCACTTAATCAATTTGAAAGTCCTTATTACCCTCATTCTTCAGTATCAAGAGCATCTTACTGAATTGGAACAGAACATAGATGCTCTGGCCGAAGAAATTGAAGAGTATGAATTAATTCAGTCGATTCCCGGTATTGGGCATAAAATTGCGGCAACAATTTTATCTGAAATTGGAGAAGTCGACCGATTTGATCATCCTAAAAAGCTAGTGGCTTTTGCAGGCATTGACCCGAGTGTCTTTGCTTCCGGTAAATTTACAGCAACTCGAAACCGAATCACGAAACGTGGTTCCAGGCAGTTGCGTTACGCACTGGTAATGGCTGTCCAGTGTGGGCTTATACGCTCCCGAAATATGCGACTCAAAGCGTTCTATGATCGCAAGAGAGCAGAAGGAAAACCACATAAAGTAGCTCTAATCGCATGTGCAAATAAGCTCATCCATTGGCTTTATGCCATCTTGAAAAACAAAAAGGAATTTCGTCCAATTTAA
- a CDS encoding ABC transporter substrate-binding protein, translating into MKKQRGKQIILWVGSFLLLLIISACSTSNANSSVSDEQKEESEKTVQYTTITGKQVEIPGDPKRVVYIGQTIGDFLAMGIPVVGNNLPQDIPSYYEGRLEGIVDVGNPGDLETILSLKPDLIINGYYKAEADHNEALSKIATTIPFNPALPYTERVKEMGNIFGKQEEAAQLIAKYKEQSKEMFDKFQLADGETATIFYQLGKTLYVMGDRSLGAIIYGENGFAVPPAVKKNILDKEGVSFVNISEEVLSEFAGDHLFVVVQDDGESKTEADRLLQRPIWATLPAVQKGNVHVIPSEWNTDNLLALEQLFKQMPQWMEQQ; encoded by the coding sequence GTGAAGAAACAACGTGGAAAGCAAATTATACTCTGGGTAGGGAGTTTCCTCCTGTTGTTGATAATATCGGCATGCAGTACTTCTAATGCTAATAGCAGCGTGTCTGATGAACAGAAAGAGGAAAGTGAGAAAACTGTTCAATATACAACGATAACAGGTAAACAGGTTGAAATACCTGGAGATCCCAAACGAGTGGTTTATATTGGCCAAACAATTGGTGATTTCTTAGCGATGGGCATTCCGGTTGTTGGTAATAACCTTCCCCAAGATATTCCTAGTTACTATGAAGGTAGACTTGAAGGAATCGTTGATGTTGGAAACCCGGGTGACTTAGAGACGATTCTGAGTTTAAAACCCGATCTGATTATTAATGGTTATTACAAAGCAGAAGCAGATCATAATGAGGCATTGTCGAAAATTGCTACTACTATCCCCTTTAACCCAGCTCTTCCTTATACAGAACGTGTAAAGGAGATGGGAAATATCTTTGGCAAACAGGAAGAGGCAGCTCAATTGATTGCTAAGTATAAAGAACAGTCGAAAGAAATGTTTGATAAATTTCAATTAGCAGACGGGGAGACAGCAACAATTTTCTACCAGTTGGGTAAAACTCTTTATGTTATGGGCGATCGTAGCCTGGGTGCTATTATTTATGGGGAGAACGGTTTTGCCGTCCCACCAGCTGTAAAGAAGAATATTCTTGATAAAGAAGGCGTGTCTTTCGTTAATATTTCAGAAGAAGTGCTTTCAGAATTTGCTGGTGATCATTTGTTTGTAGTTGTACAAGATGATGGTGAAAGTAAAACAGAAGCTGACCGACTGCTCCAAAGACCGATATGGGCAACTTTGCCTGCAGTTCAAAAGGGAAATGTTCATGTTATTCCCAGTGAATGGAATACAGATAATTTGTTAGCCTTGGAGCAATTGTTTAAACAGATGCCACAATGGATGGAACAACAGTAA